The genomic region GCTCTTCGCCACCGGCGGCAAGGACTGGATGGTCCGGCGCACCGACCCCGCGCCGTCCGGCTGGACGAGCATGCCGGACCTGGTCCGCCCCATGCACGCCACGCCGGCCACCAGGCTCCCCCGCGACCGGGGCGACTGGGGCTACGAGCTGCGGTGGGACGGCGTGCGGGCCATGGCGTACGTCTCCGGCGGGCGGCTGCGGCTGCTCTCCGAGACCGACGAGGACATCACCGGCGGCTACCCGTGGCTGCGCGCGATGGCCGAGGCGCTGGCGCCCACCGAGGCGGTGTTCGACGGGGTGCTGGTCCGCATCGACGGCACCGGTCGGGTGCGCCCGGCCCGCCCGGCCAGCGGCAGCCGGGTTCCGGCCGGCGCCCAGTACCTGCTCGTGGACCTGCTGTGGCTTGAGGGCGTGAGCAGCGTCGACGTGCCGTACGCGCAACGCCGGGAACTCCTCGATGGGCTGGCCTTGACCGGCACGCACTGGCAGACTCCGGCGTGGTTCCCCGGCACCGGCGACGAGGCGCTACGTACCGGGCGTGAGCAGGGCCTGCCCGGTGTGATCGCCAAGCGGTTGGATTCGGTCTACGAGCCGGGCCGGCGCAGCCGACGCTGGCAGAGCATCGACGCGGCC from Micromonospora profundi harbors:
- a CDS encoding DNA polymerase ligase N-terminal domain-containing protein gives rise to the protein MKDRLDEYRRRRDATRTPEPVPTRSPTPAEPGEGEGRFVIQQHHARSLHWDLRLEHEGVLASWAVPRGLPRDPGRNHLAVHTEDHPMEYLDFSGEIPAGEYGGGRMVIHDRGTYRREKWRDDEVIVTLAGDRTSGRYVLFATGGKDWMVRRTDPAPSGWTSMPDLVRPMHATPATRLPRDRGDWGYELRWDGVRAMAYVSGGRLRLLSETDEDITGGYPWLRAMAEALAPTEAVFDGVLVRIDGTGRVRPARPASGSRVPAGAQYLLVDLLWLEGVSSVDVPYAQRRELLDGLALTGTHWQTPAWFPGTGDEALRTGREQGLPGVIAKRLDSVYEPGRRSRRWQSIDAA